A stretch of Gymnodinialimonas phycosphaerae DNA encodes these proteins:
- a CDS encoding ABC transporter ATP-binding protein produces MGFLDINNVTKSYGAVEVLHKVDIQVQEGEFLVLVGPSGCGKSTLLNMIAGLEGITSGEIAIKDRVVNDVTPSKRNIAMVFQSYALYPNMTVGQNITFGLEMQGTPKPERDKAMADVAKLLQIEDLLKRKPGQLSGGQRQRVAMGRALVRDPDVFLFDEPLSNLDAKLRVDMRTEIKKLHQKLGTTIVYVTHDQIEAMTLSTRIAVMYDGYVQQLGTPKEIYDNPANLFVATFMGSPAMNVLDATLVEMNGALHAQFTGAEGADVALRIEDAPEAYRAYVDKKVMLGVRPEAITDPEGADRNARNIQMMTNTVSITEPAGADTFVSTTLSGKDCIARMRADADVHPNQPFEFAVNMDKAVLFDPTSQARIA; encoded by the coding sequence ATGGGTTTTCTAGACATCAACAACGTCACCAAATCCTACGGCGCGGTGGAGGTTCTGCATAAGGTCGACATCCAGGTGCAAGAGGGGGAATTCCTTGTTCTCGTTGGCCCCTCGGGCTGTGGCAAGTCCACGCTACTCAACATGATCGCGGGGTTGGAGGGGATCACCAGCGGAGAGATCGCCATCAAGGACCGGGTCGTCAATGACGTCACGCCCTCCAAGCGCAACATCGCGATGGTGTTCCAAAGCTACGCCCTCTACCCGAACATGACCGTGGGCCAGAATATCACTTTCGGGCTGGAGATGCAGGGCACGCCGAAACCTGAACGCGACAAGGCCATGGCCGATGTCGCCAAACTGTTGCAGATCGAAGACCTGCTGAAGCGCAAGCCCGGTCAGCTTTCCGGCGGACAACGCCAGCGCGTAGCCATGGGCCGCGCCTTGGTGCGGGACCCGGATGTCTTCCTCTTCGATGAACCGCTGTCCAACCTTGACGCGAAACTGCGTGTCGACATGCGGACCGAGATCAAGAAGCTGCACCAAAAGCTTGGCACAACAATCGTTTACGTGACCCACGACCAGATCGAGGCGATGACGCTTTCGACCCGGATCGCTGTCATGTATGACGGCTACGTCCAGCAGCTTGGCACCCCCAAAGAGATCTACGACAACCCTGCCAACCTGTTTGTAGCGACCTTCATGGGCTCGCCCGCAATGAATGTGCTCGACGCCACACTGGTGGAAATGAACGGCGCGCTGCATGCGCAGTTCACCGGGGCCGAGGGGGCGGATGTGGCGCTTCGCATCGAGGATGCGCCCGAGGCCTACCGAGCTTACGTCGACAAAAAGGTGATGCTTGGCGTCCGGCCCGAGGCGATCACAGACCCCGAGGGCGCTGACCGAAACGCGCGCAACATCCAGATGATGACCAACACGGTCAGTATAACGGAACCTGCTGGGGCGGACACCTTCGTCAGCACCACGCTGTCGGGAAAGGATTGCATCGCGCGGATGCGTGCCGATGCCGACGTGCACCCGAACCAACCGTTCGAATTCGCGGTGAACATGGACAAGGCGGTTCTGTTCGACCCCACGTCCCAAGCCCGGATTGCCTGA
- a CDS encoding carbohydrate ABC transporter permease, producing MAIASADSAIKTSKVARTFIYLVLLLFALFYLLPFGIMLVNSLKPLEEITGGNMIALPQQWTIEPWLSAWSTAQIGVEPTGLRPYFINSIAMAVPAVAISTIAGALNGYVLTKWHFRGATWIFGLLLFSCFIPFQIVLIPMARILGILNISGTTYGLILVHVVYGIGFSTLYFRNYYAAFPTELVRAAQIDGAGFFQIFWRIMLPSSGPIIAVCCIWQFTNIWNDFLFGASFASGGAAPMTVALNNLVNSSTGVREYNVHFAGAIMAAAPTLLVYIVAGRYFVRGLMAGSVKG from the coding sequence ATGGCCATCGCTTCTGCCGACAGCGCCATCAAGACCTCCAAGGTCGCGCGCACTTTCATCTACCTCGTGCTGCTCCTGTTTGCACTGTTCTACCTGCTGCCCTTCGGGATCATGCTGGTGAACTCCCTCAAACCGCTGGAGGAAATCACCGGCGGCAACATGATCGCCCTGCCGCAGCAATGGACGATCGAGCCATGGCTATCGGCCTGGTCCACGGCACAGATCGGGGTAGAGCCGACGGGCCTGCGCCCCTATTTCATCAACTCCATCGCCATGGCGGTGCCTGCGGTCGCGATCTCGACCATCGCGGGGGCGCTGAACGGCTACGTGCTGACCAAATGGCACTTCCGGGGCGCGACGTGGATCTTCGGGCTCTTGCTGTTTTCCTGCTTCATCCCCTTCCAGATCGTCCTGATCCCGATGGCACGGATCCTGGGTATCCTGAACATCTCGGGCACCACCTACGGGTTGATCCTGGTCCACGTGGTCTACGGTATCGGCTTCTCCACGCTCTACTTCCGCAACTACTATGCCGCTTTCCCGACCGAACTGGTGCGCGCGGCCCAGATCGATGGGGCGGGCTTCTTCCAGATCTTCTGGCGCATCATGTTGCCAAGCTCCGGCCCGATCATCGCCGTCTGCTGCATCTGGCAGTTCACCAACATCTGGAACGACTTCCTCTTCGGCGCGTCCTTCGCGTCAGGTGGGGCGGCACCGATGACGGTAGCGCTCAACAACCTCGTCAACTCAAGCACCGGCGTGCGCGAGTATAACGTCCACTTTGCAGGCGCCATCATGGCTGCCGCTCCAACCCTTCTCGTCTACATCGTGGCCGGTCGATATTTCGTCCGTGGCCTGATGGCTGGCTCGGTCAAAGGATAA